A genome region from Marasmius oreades isolate 03SP1 chromosome 5, whole genome shotgun sequence includes the following:
- a CDS encoding uncharacterized protein (MEROPS:MER0017177), with protein sequence MRTTPLLTTIFFLSSIALAAAPSGFNPNDYKKQSVTCQAVKRDAGDTIIDITMSYVDINPAAKKTLLLVHGWPSLWSTWSYQIQEFKNDYRLVIPDLRGFGDSTHPDDVESSGTMFDHVGDLACVLKDAKVDSAICVGHDWGSAVCYEAARSRPHLIEAVVGVAVPYIPAAGDYVPVKHLVPVLPKLAYQLFFSGKTKEAIAELDKDIKRTVRATLRTGASPPPPLFLSSAESFLAAWSEIEEIPPVPFFSAEEEEYFIEQYKKQGFRNTLQFYTDSNRYATWKFAKDQGNHTIPQPVFAVLPKHDPVADWAFAAKLLKSEIFLPKLTTKMIDGGHWAHLEYPEEFNAALKRWLDGLQGQLGEGEHVFDEL encoded by the exons ATGCGAACCACCCCTCTCTTGACAACGATCTTCTTTCTGTCTTCCATTGCACTCGCCGCAGCGCCTTCTGGTTTCAATCCCAATGACTATAAGAAACAGTCAGTGACGTGCCAAGCGGTAAAGCGAGACGCTGGAGATACCATTATCGACATCACGATGA GTTATGTCGACATCAATCCCGCTGCAAAGAAAACATTACTTTTGGTCCATGGATGGCCCAGTCTTTGGAGCACGTGGTCGTATCAAATACAAGAGTTCAAG AATGATTATCGTTTGGTTATCCCCGACTTGCGTGGTTTTGGAGATTCGACGCATCCTGACGACGTAGAAAGCTCTGGCACAATGTTTGACCACGTCGGAGACCTTGCCTGTGTCCTTAAGGATGCCAAGGTTGACTCAGCTATCTGTGTTGGTCATGATTGGGGTTCGGCTGTATGTTACGAAGCAGCACGTTCTCGGCCACATTTGATCGAGGCGGTTGTGGGTGTCGCCGTTCCT TACATTCCTGCAGCAGGCGATTATGTGCCAGTCAAACATCTGGTCCCGGTACTTCCCAAGCTTGCTTACCAGCTCTTCTTCAGCGGCAAAACCAAGGAAGCAATCGCCGAGCTTGACAAGGACATTAAGAGGACTGTCCGGGCGACTCTGCGTACAGGTGCCAGTCCGCCACCGCCTTTGTTTCTTTCAAGCGCCGAATCATTTTTGGCTGCGTGGAGTGAAATCGAAGAG ATTCCCCCCGTGCCGTTCTTCTCtgccgaagaagaggaatatTTCATTGAACAGTACAAGAAGCAAGGGTTTAGGAACA CACTTCAATTCTATACCGATTCA AACCGTTATGCGACGTGGAAGTTTGCCAAGGATCAAGGCAATCATACCATTCCCCAACCAGTGTTTGCCGTCCTTCCTAAGCAT GATCCTGTTGCTGACTGGGCGTTCGCTGCAAAGCTGCTCAAATCCGAGATATTCCTGCCAAAGTTGACTACAAAG ATGATTGATGGTGGACATTGGGCACATCTCGAGTATCCTGAGGAGTTCAATGCTGCGCTGAAACGTTGGTTAGATGGACTACAAGGACAACTAGGAGAGGGAGAGCACGTTTTCGATGAACTCTAG
- a CDS encoding uncharacterized protein (BUSCO:EOG092615IE) yields the protein MTGNEESAFEPPAPLPIRRLQESLINRIAAGEIIHRPASALKELLENSLDAGATSIRVVVKDGGLKLLQIQDNGCGIRKTDLPILAERFTTSKLSSFSDLSRLTTYGFRGEALASISHVAHLSVVTKTRSEVCAYKAQYSDGRLVPSQAGHTPDPKPCAGNDGTIITIEDLFFNIPTRLSALRNTSDEYSRILDVITKYAIHNPKVSFSCKKAGSGTPEISTPSGSTTPQTIGMLYGHTVTKEILHADIVSPDNTKADETWSAQAYFTSANYQAKKTIFLLFINHRLVESTRLKRALEGLYTGILPKGASPFIYLSLEIHPRAVDVNVHPTKKEVHFLNEDVITERICDSVQDILAEKNSSRTFEYQTLLTGGIAEQPSTSDKKRKGKERERESDAEVEENGLGSKQEPRKVYSHQKVRTSLQDRTLDSMFPVIDPSQIADLAGSEKTSKSSGVPGTPVTPAVASRYREITESDCNLTSVNALRRVLVKKRHKSLTEILEKHIFVGIVDLDRCLSLVQHSTKLYLVNHGALAEELFYQLGLRQFGDMNRLKLDPSPPLRRLIEIAVEAEETEGHTSLSKPQIVERIHKILFEKREMLSDYFSMDISSTGLVESLPLLLRGYTPNLDKLPHFLMRLGPQVNWISELECFETFLRELAYFYIPGPLATDGSVAKELSEESVAEKAEKWQIQHVLFPAMRRYLVAPKTLLDRDDVVQVADLPELYKVFERC from the exons ATGACCGGAAACGAAGAAAGCGCATTTGAGCCACCCGCTCCCCTTCCAATTCGTCGTCTTCAAGAATCTCTCATCAACCGAATCGCTGCAGGAGAA ATCATCCATAGACCCGCGTCCGCTCTCAAAGAGCTTTTGGAGAATTCTCTCGACGCGGGTGCAACAAGTATACGCGTGGTTGTAAAAGACGGCGGATTGAAGCTATTACAGATTCAAGATAACGGATGTGGCATTCGT AAAACAGATTTACCAATACTCGCAGAACGATTTACAACCTCGAAGTTATCTTCGTTCTCGGATCTTTCGCGTTTAACGACCTACGGTTTCCGTGGGGAAGCACTTGCGTCGATATCTCATGTTGCTCATCTTTCTGTCGTTACGAAGACGCGTTCGGAGGTTTGTGCTTACAA AGCTCAATACTCCGATGGAAGATTGGTTCCTAGCCAAGCCGGACATACACCAGATCCCAAACCGTGTGCGGGAAATGATGGAACCATCATCACG ATCGAAGACCTGTTCTTCAACATTCCCACCCGCCTATCCGCTCTCCGCAATACATCCGACGAGTATTCTCGTATTCTTGATGTAATCACCAAGTACGCCATTCATAATCCAAAAGTGTCTTTTTCGTGCAAAAAG GCGGGTTCAGGAACTCCCGAAATAAGCACCCCTTCTGGCTCAACGACTCCTCAAACGATCGGGATGTTATACGGACATACGGTTACGAAGGAAATATTACATGCGGATATCGTATCTCCAGATAACACCAAAGCAGACGAGACTTGGTCAGCTCAAGCGTATTTCACTAGTGCGAATTATCAAGCGAAGAAAAcgatttttcttctttttatcAATC ATCGTTTGGTGGAATCCACAAGACTTAAGCGTGCGCTCGAGGGACTATATACGGGTATTCTGCCAAAAGGCGCATCTCCTTTCATCTACCTCAG TCTCGAGATTCACCCACGTGCTGTTGACGTCAATGTCCATCCCACTAAGAAAGAAGTACATTTCCTCAACGAGGACGTTATCACTGAACGGATATGTGACTCGGTACAAGATATACTGGCCGAGAAAAACAGTTCACGGACGTTTGAGTATCAA ACACTTTTGACGGGGGGCATCGCCGAGCAACCTTCAACGTCAGATAAGAaacgaaaaggaaaagagagagaaCGTGAATCCGATGCAGAAGTAGAGGAGAACGGCCTTGGATCTAAAC aggaACCCCGAAAAGTCTATTCGCATCAGAAAGTCCGAACATCTCTTCAAGATCGGACGCTAGACTCGATGTTTCCTGTTATTGACCCGAGTCAAATAGCAGATCTTGCTGGGAGTGAAAAGACGTCCAAATCGAGTGGTGTTCCCGGTACTCCAGTTACCCCGGCGGTGGCGTCGAGGTATCGAGAGATCACGGAGTCGGATTGTAATTTGACATCCGTCAATGCACTTCGAAGGGTGCTAGTCAAGAAAAGACATAAAT CTCTCACCGAGATCCTGGAAAAACATATCTTCGTGGGGATAGTCGACCTGGACCGATGTCTATCACTCGTACAGCACTCGACGAAACTGTATCTTGTGAATCATGGTGCTTTAGC GGAGGAACTTTTCTATCAGTTAGGATTGCGTCAATTCGGTGATATGAATCGACTAAAGCTCGATCCATCACCACCTTTACGAAGGTTAATAGAAATTGCGGTGGAGGCTGAAGAGACGGAGGGACACACGAGTCTATCGAAACCTCAGATTGTTGAG CGAATCCACAAAATCCTCTTTGAAAAGAGAGAAATGCTTTCTGATTACTTTTCGATGGATATATCCTCTACTGGACTTGTGGAAAGTTTACCTCTGTTACTTCGAGGGTATACTCCGAATTTAGATAAGTTACCGCACTTTCTGATGCGTTTGGGGCCTCAG GTGAACTGGATATCTGAACTTGAATGTTTCGAAACGTTCCTCCGAGAACTTGCATATTTCTATATTCCAGGACCCCTTGCCACCGATGGTTCGGTGGCTAAGGAGTTATCGGAGGAATCAGTTGCTGAAAAAGCTGAAAAGTGGCAGATTCAACACGTTTTGTTTCCTGCTATGAGACGGTATCTCGTTGCCCCCAAGACACTTTTGGATAGAGATGATGTAGTGCAAGTTGCGGATCTGCCGGAGTTGTATAAGGTTTTTGAGCGGTGTTGA